From one Halobacteriovorax sp. GB3 genomic stretch:
- a CDS encoding copper chaperone PCu(A)C: protein MKKIVFALFFVSNMTLASGLSTMAEWVKAVPASSKMSAAYFHIHNETDKSVDLVKASSSYSKVVEIHTHVNDKGVMKMRKVSKLPVPSKGMVMLEPKGNHLMLIGLKKKIGKEDKVDITLEFSNGEKLKVMAPVKKLGGHGSHDHDHSHHH, encoded by the coding sequence ATGAAAAAAATTGTTTTCGCACTATTCTTTGTCTCAAATATGACTTTAGCTTCTGGACTCTCTACTATGGCCGAATGGGTAAAGGCAGTTCCTGCAAGTTCTAAAATGAGTGCCGCTTATTTTCATATTCATAATGAAACTGATAAGTCGGTTGATCTTGTTAAAGCGAGTTCTTCTTATTCAAAAGTTGTTGAAATTCACACTCATGTAAATGATAAAGGTGTCATGAAAATGAGAAAAGTTTCAAAATTACCAGTTCCTTCAAAGGGAATGGTGATGTTAGAGCCTAAGGGAAATCACTTAATGCTTATCGGATTGAAAAAGAAAATTGGAAAAGAAGATAAGGTGGATATAACTCTTGAATTTTCTAATGGGGAGAAGTTGAAAGTTATGGCCCCTGTAAAAAAGCTTGGTGGCCACGGATCACATGATCACGACCACTCTCATCATCATTAA
- a CDS encoding SCO family protein codes for MKNKIVFAILISVFAIVVAYLANTALKMKPISDLSHLGGDFSLQGNKGEVKLSDFKGKVSILYFGFTTCPDVCPMALSHLRSKLSSLNEEKQNKIQTIFVSVDWKRDTPEKTQEYASFFGRNIVGLTGNRDEIDKVTRLYSVYYSFVDLEDSELGYTVDHTSRYFVIDGDSKLVGMFSDIQNDPKFMKVLENSIGRL; via the coding sequence GTGAAAAATAAAATTGTCTTTGCCATACTTATAAGTGTTTTTGCGATTGTTGTTGCTTATCTTGCTAATACAGCGTTGAAAATGAAACCTATCTCAGACCTTTCTCATCTTGGAGGAGATTTTTCTCTACAGGGTAATAAGGGAGAAGTGAAGTTATCAGACTTTAAGGGGAAAGTTTCTATACTTTATTTTGGATTTACGACTTGTCCTGATGTTTGTCCAATGGCCCTTTCTCACTTGAGATCAAAGTTAAGCTCTCTCAATGAAGAAAAGCAAAATAAAATACAGACGATCTTTGTAAGTGTTGATTGGAAACGTGATACACCAGAAAAGACTCAAGAATACGCTAGCTTCTTTGGTCGAAACATTGTTGGTTTGACGGGAAATCGTGATGAAATTGATAAAGTGACAAGGCTCTATTCCGTTTACTATAGCTTTGTTGATTTAGAGGACTCAGAACTTGGCTATACTGTTGATCATACGAGTCGATACTTTGTTATTGATGGTGACTCTAAGCTTGTCGGTATGTTTAGCGATATTCAAAATGATCCAAAATTTATGAAAGTTTTAGAAAATTCAATCGGGAGATTATAA
- a CDS encoding sensor histidine kinase, whose product MYYNNDFQNFKELLELTAKTIGDALISVDTKGNCLFFNDASEEIFGSRLKSFLIASDPHFDYITYMGDGVTVYEDEDLPAKRVFKGELVTNEKLYVVHSGRSQGTWLLCSGWPMYDDKKNIVGASLIYHDQTAIIKNQLNERLMLEKLRQANVSKESLLKMLGHDLVNPIAAIRSLSDILLEEDDIDETELKDLLRVIHTSSIAVQEIIGETVKEAVDSNETGMSYEVVTVAEAYESAFSVLDVIAKAKNIEIKSSIDERVQVMGNFRALKRVVENLMTNAIKFSQKGSHIDVEISKEARKIVISVKDYGVGMKSEDVEKVMMEQKVDARIGTGGEASTGLGLPFIFKTVRNHYGQIKVVSEPEKGTEFRITLPAYTAA is encoded by the coding sequence ATGTATTACAACAATGACTTCCAAAATTTCAAAGAACTATTAGAGCTAACGGCCAAGACAATTGGAGATGCTCTTATTTCAGTAGATACAAAAGGGAATTGTTTATTCTTTAATGATGCGAGTGAAGAGATTTTTGGTTCTCGACTTAAAAGTTTTCTTATTGCTTCGGATCCCCACTTTGACTACATCACTTATATGGGCGATGGGGTCACCGTTTATGAAGATGAAGATTTACCAGCAAAACGTGTTTTTAAAGGTGAGCTTGTTACGAATGAAAAGTTATATGTCGTTCACTCGGGTAGATCGCAAGGAACATGGCTACTTTGTAGTGGTTGGCCAATGTATGATGATAAGAAAAATATTGTCGGTGCAAGTTTAATTTATCACGATCAAACAGCGATAATTAAAAATCAATTAAATGAAAGATTAATGCTTGAGAAGTTAAGACAAGCAAACGTTAGCAAAGAGTCTCTCTTAAAAATGCTAGGTCATGATCTTGTGAATCCTATTGCCGCGATTCGCTCGCTTTCTGATATTTTACTCGAAGAAGATGATATTGATGAAACTGAACTAAAAGACTTGTTAAGAGTTATTCATACGAGTTCAATTGCTGTTCAAGAAATTATCGGAGAGACAGTAAAAGAGGCCGTTGATTCGAATGAAACGGGAATGAGTTATGAAGTTGTCACAGTCGCCGAGGCCTATGAGAGTGCCTTTAGTGTTTTAGATGTTATCGCCAAAGCAAAGAACATTGAAATTAAAAGTTCTATTGATGAAAGAGTACAGGTCATGGGAAATTTTCGCGCTCTTAAAAGAGTCGTCGAAAATCTAATGACTAATGCCATTAAATTTTCACAGAAAGGATCTCACATTGATGTTGAGATCTCAAAAGAGGCGAGAAAGATTGTTATCTCTGTGAAAGACTATGGTGTCGGCATGAAGTCTGAAGATGTTGAAAAGGTGATGATGGAGCAAAAAGTTGATGCTAGAATTGGAACCGGTGGAGAAGCTAGTACTGGTTTAGGACTTCCATTTATCTTTAAAACAGTAAGAAATCATTACGGTCAAATAAAGGTTGTTTCTGAGCCTGAAAAAGGTACTGAGTTTAGGATTACCTTACCTGCCTACACTGCAGCATAA
- a CDS encoding YheT family hydrolase: MPLVDSSTYKAPKLFKNGHIQTLYPYFFRKIDDLNYKRTRIKTHDGDFLDIDYSPVNSNKLVILSHGLEGNSSRQYVLGMARHFNNIGVDALAWNMRSCSGEMNNTSRFYHAGDVEELDCVIKYAKTLKQYEEIYLIGFSLGANLTARYLGDMGEAHDPLIKGSTVFSAPCCLKGSASVLQKPMQKIYLQDFMGTMKKKLLEKSKVMDLSMVDIKKIDDVKSFFEFDTHFTAPLHGFKDAFDYYDKASCKPVLHRIKVPTLIINAKNDPFLSKECYPIKEAHRNKNLFLEIPNSGGHIGFVTFKEQQYWTELRAERFLLHRDKKGFDLAVG, from the coding sequence ATGCCATTAGTAGATAGTTCGACATACAAAGCACCAAAGCTATTTAAAAACGGTCATATTCAGACTCTCTATCCCTACTTCTTTAGAAAAATAGATGATCTCAATTACAAGCGAACAAGAATAAAAACTCACGACGGTGACTTTCTCGACATTGACTATTCTCCAGTAAATTCTAATAAGCTTGTTATTCTTTCGCATGGCTTAGAAGGGAATTCTTCTCGTCAATATGTTCTAGGAATGGCGAGACATTTTAATAATATTGGTGTCGATGCCCTTGCTTGGAATATGAGAAGTTGTAGTGGGGAAATGAATAATACCTCTCGCTTCTATCACGCTGGAGATGTTGAAGAGCTCGATTGTGTTATTAAATATGCAAAGACACTCAAGCAATATGAAGAGATTTATCTTATCGGCTTTAGCCTCGGAGCGAACCTTACGGCAAGATACTTAGGAGACATGGGAGAAGCTCACGATCCTCTCATTAAGGGCTCAACAGTATTTTCAGCTCCCTGTTGTCTCAAAGGCTCGGCCTCAGTTTTACAAAAGCCAATGCAAAAGATCTATCTTCAAGACTTCATGGGAACAATGAAGAAGAAATTGCTTGAAAAAAGTAAAGTCATGGATCTTTCAATGGTTGATATAAAAAAGATTGATGATGTTAAGTCCTTTTTCGAATTTGATACACACTTCACGGCTCCTCTTCACGGATTTAAAGATGCTTTTGACTACTACGATAAAGCAAGTTGTAAACCAGTTCTCCATAGAATTAAAGTTCCAACTCTCATCATTAATGCCAAGAATGACCCTTTTCTATCAAAAGAGTGTTACCCGATAAAAGAAGCGCACCGTAATAAGAATCTCTTTTTAGAAATTCCAAACTCCGGTGGACATATTGGATTTGTTACTTTTAAGGAACAACAATACTGGACAGAACTTAGGGCCGAGCGCTTTCTACTTCATAGAGATAAAAAAGGTTTTGATCTAGCCGTTGGCTAA
- a CDS encoding phosphatase PAP2 family protein produces the protein MKILVLSLFLFSQGLFAMESSQTKSFSLLDDLSSPFTTDAKYITLGGLSAATIVYLNKNARTYRKRESFKDAQPFGNYGFIGETLGWGFLNVIYTVSAYSYGKYYNDVESLKAAEHMAKASFYSSAVTITLKKMIDEKRPGYPDDPDSFPSGHSSASFAFASVVAARHGWYWGGLAYTTAAFVSLSRINDDFHYLHDVLFGMTIGASYGWGLYHQYENGSPYFLTVIPTPKGVGATFAMEF, from the coding sequence TTGAAGATTTTAGTTTTATCACTCTTTTTATTTTCCCAAGGGCTTTTTGCCATGGAGAGTTCTCAGACGAAAAGCTTTAGTCTACTTGATGATCTCTCAAGTCCATTTACAACCGATGCGAAGTACATCACGCTTGGTGGTTTAAGTGCAGCGACGATTGTTTATTTAAATAAAAATGCAAGAACATATCGCAAGAGGGAGTCTTTTAAAGATGCTCAACCTTTTGGCAACTATGGGTTTATTGGTGAAACTTTAGGGTGGGGCTTTTTAAATGTTATCTACACCGTTTCTGCTTATTCTTATGGGAAGTATTATAATGATGTCGAAAGCTTAAAAGCTGCAGAACATATGGCCAAGGCATCTTTTTATTCTTCTGCTGTAACTATAACCCTTAAGAAAATGATTGATGAGAAAAGACCAGGCTATCCAGACGATCCTGATTCATTTCCTTCTGGACACTCTTCGGCATCCTTTGCCTTTGCCTCTGTTGTAGCTGCAAGGCATGGCTGGTACTGGGGTGGACTTGCATATACGACAGCGGCTTTTGTGTCATTAAGTCGCATTAACGATGATTTTCATTATCTTCATGATGTCCTATTTGGGATGACTATTGGTGCTTCTTATGGATGGGGACTATATCATCAGTATGAGAATGGTAGCCCGTACTTTTTAACGGTAATACCAACTCCTAAGGGAGTGGGAGCAACGTTTGCGATGGAGTTTTAA
- a CDS encoding dienelactone hydrolase family protein gives MRIIILSVLAMFLSSCSTSDKRHQDLNYEVDGTSYKAYIAKPKKENDKKVGIIVVHEWWGHNEYARKRADKLAELGYTALALDMYGEGKVANHPKEAGAFAGAVFKDLNSAKKRFKKAIETLKENSTINPDNISAIGYCFGGGIVLNMARLGLDLDAVVSFHGSLGSPIKTKPGMIKSKVLVLNGKADPMVKKKDIKNFMKEMKKAKVEYKFFNYENAKHAFTNPMATELGKKYGLPLAYDKDADEKSWEQMKMLFDELY, from the coding sequence ATGAGGATTATCATATTATCAGTATTGGCCATGTTTTTAAGTTCATGCTCAACATCTGACAAAAGACATCAGGATCTTAATTATGAGGTAGATGGAACATCTTATAAGGCCTACATAGCAAAGCCGAAAAAAGAGAACGATAAAAAAGTAGGTATCATTGTCGTTCACGAATGGTGGGGTCATAACGAATATGCAAGGAAGAGGGCCGACAAGCTGGCAGAACTTGGTTATACGGCTTTAGCACTCGATATGTATGGTGAAGGTAAAGTTGCAAATCACCCAAAAGAAGCGGGTGCTTTTGCGGGTGCCGTATTCAAAGATCTCAACTCAGCTAAGAAGAGATTTAAAAAGGCCATTGAAACACTAAAAGAAAATAGCACAATTAATCCTGATAACATTTCTGCTATTGGATATTGTTTTGGCGGTGGAATCGTATTGAATATGGCAAGACTAGGTCTTGATCTCGATGCAGTTGTTAGTTTTCACGGTTCTCTTGGTTCACCAATTAAAACAAAACCAGGGATGATTAAATCAAAAGTCTTAGTTCTTAATGGTAAGGCAGACCCGATGGTTAAAAAGAAAGATATTAAGAACTTCATGAAAGAAATGAAAAAAGCAAAAGTTGAATACAAATTTTTTAACTATGAGAATGCAAAGCACGCATTTACAAATCCAATGGCAACAGAACTTGGTAAGAAGTATGGACTCCCACTCGCCTACGATAAAGATGCAGACGAAAAGTCTTGGGAACAAATGAAAATGCTTTTTGATGAACTCTATTAG
- a CDS encoding potassium/proton antiporter, with translation MLQSIDVWLIIAASLVFVAVLFSKASKLGLPILILFIALGMIAGSEGIGGIDFENYELSYTISIVALCLILFSGAIETNVKDIKPIIGRGLSLANVGVLLTAGLVSLFSHYFIGITWEKSLLLGAVLSSTDAAAVFNIFKSLNLHISKKVKSVIEFESGSNDPMAYFLVVLLSSTFIFSPLEGVGQFVWSMAIGAVGGYLFSKMFIFFVSKVTLGFPGLYMTLTISTLFLTYSVTNYFNGNGFLAVYILGLMLSSSRFPHKRASLNFIDGTSWLMQIGLFILLGVLVFPSRLYMASSKGIFIAIFLIFVARPLSVFISLAFSSFNFKEKLFISWAGLKGAVPIVFACLVAVKKGQAAYFLFDIVFFVVLVSALTQGWTLKPMAKFLGLTESPLPETLPEIDDVSLIRDSYKIVTIHINHYAVGKNVFELRLPSGTLIVCIKRAGKYFTPHGATILEELDECHILCLNSDDLELVNRIFTVGIPENKLANG, from the coding sequence TTGTTACAATCTATTGATGTTTGGCTCATTATTGCAGCAAGCTTAGTTTTTGTTGCCGTTCTTTTTAGTAAGGCCTCTAAGTTAGGTCTTCCAATTCTAATCCTCTTTATTGCTCTCGGAATGATTGCTGGTAGTGAAGGGATTGGAGGAATTGATTTTGAAAATTATGAATTGTCTTACACCATATCTATTGTCGCTCTCTGTTTAATTCTTTTTTCTGGTGCAATTGAGACTAATGTTAAAGATATAAAACCTATTATCGGCAGAGGGCTATCCCTTGCAAATGTTGGTGTTCTCTTAACCGCCGGACTTGTGAGTTTATTTTCTCATTACTTTATTGGTATTACTTGGGAGAAGTCTCTCTTACTCGGAGCGGTTCTTTCTTCGACTGATGCCGCCGCTGTTTTTAATATCTTTAAATCGCTTAACCTTCATATATCTAAAAAAGTAAAAAGTGTTATTGAGTTTGAAAGTGGGAGTAACGATCCCATGGCCTATTTTTTAGTTGTCTTACTTTCAAGTACATTTATCTTTTCTCCTTTGGAGGGAGTAGGTCAATTTGTTTGGAGTATGGCGATTGGCGCAGTCGGGGGTTATCTCTTTTCAAAGATGTTTATCTTCTTTGTAAGTAAAGTTACTTTGGGATTTCCTGGGCTTTATATGACGCTCACTATTTCAACGCTTTTTCTAACCTATTCTGTAACGAATTACTTTAATGGAAATGGTTTCTTGGCCGTGTATATTTTAGGCCTCATGCTTAGTTCAAGTCGTTTTCCTCATAAGAGGGCCTCTTTGAATTTCATCGATGGAACTTCATGGCTAATGCAGATTGGGCTTTTCATTCTTTTGGGAGTTCTCGTCTTTCCAAGTAGACTTTATATGGCGTCTTCTAAAGGTATTTTCATCGCCATCTTTTTGATTTTTGTTGCAAGACCATTAAGTGTCTTTATTTCGCTGGCCTTTAGCTCTTTTAACTTCAAAGAAAAACTATTCATCTCTTGGGCAGGATTAAAAGGAGCCGTTCCTATTGTTTTTGCTTGTTTAGTTGCTGTTAAAAAGGGACAGGCCGCTTACTTTCTCTTTGATATTGTCTTCTTCGTCGTACTTGTCTCGGCCTTGACTCAAGGATGGACGTTGAAACCGATGGCAAAATTCTTAGGGCTTACTGAGTCCCCACTTCCTGAAACTCTTCCTGAGATTGATGATGTTTCTCTAATAAGGGATTCCTATAAAATAGTAACCATTCATATTAATCACTACGCTGTTGGTAAGAATGTCTTTGAATTAAGACTTCCATCGGGAACTCTTATCGTTTGCATAAAGAGGGCCGGGAAGTACTTTACTCCTCATGGGGCGACTATTTTAGAAGAGCTTGATGAATGTCATATTCTTTGCCTAAATTCTGACGATCTAGAACTTGTGAATAGAATATTTACTGTCGGTATTCCTGAAAATAAATTAGCCAACGGCTAG
- a CDS encoding 2OG-Fe(II) oxygenase: protein MDQTLSETQGLALIENGYLVCDTLFQDQFASSLRDYALTLFERDQFRSAKTGQDVFEKHRPEIRSDQIFWIDDWNKNLLLNELNQTLESLKEEFNQLYYLSLRRFEGHFSVYEDGAFYKKHLDVHRNQRHRKITGILYLNDLEDQGELVLYKRENKQEVEKIIYPKTGRLVLFRSEQFYHEVKASYKKRSAVTFWFRDDMELF from the coding sequence ATGGATCAAACTCTATCTGAAACTCAAGGACTCGCATTAATTGAAAACGGCTATCTCGTTTGCGACACTCTCTTTCAAGATCAATTTGCAAGCTCACTTAGAGACTATGCTCTCACTCTATTTGAAAGAGATCAGTTTAGATCTGCTAAAACAGGACAAGATGTTTTTGAGAAACATCGCCCAGAGATTAGAAGTGATCAAATCTTTTGGATTGATGATTGGAATAAGAATCTACTCTTAAATGAACTTAATCAAACACTTGAATCTTTGAAAGAAGAGTTCAATCAACTCTACTATCTGTCTTTAAGGCGATTTGAAGGTCATTTCTCAGTTTATGAAGATGGTGCCTTTTACAAGAAGCATCTAGATGTTCACAGAAATCAAAGGCACAGAAAGATTACTGGAATTCTCTATTTAAATGATCTCGAAGATCAGGGTGAATTGGTTCTTTATAAGAGAGAGAATAAACAGGAAGTTGAGAAGATTATATATCCTAAGACAGGAAGACTTGTTCTTTTTCGAAGTGAACAATTTTATCATGAGGTAAAAGCAAGTTACAAAAAGAGATCTGCCGTCACGTTTTGGTTTCGTGACGACATGGAATTATTTTAA
- a CDS encoding response regulator: MSKKILVVDDEELIREALVDLLLGKGYEAYPSSSGNQAFTLTENESFDLVISDLRMDDGDGLELSRKLYDKFGESLPVIILTGYIDSAGSDLPSNVKEVVKKPIRFKKLIVQIEELLA, encoded by the coding sequence ATGAGTAAGAAAATACTAGTAGTTGATGACGAAGAATTAATCCGCGAAGCACTTGTCGACCTTCTTTTAGGTAAAGGCTACGAGGCTTATCCGTCTTCATCTGGAAATCAGGCATTCACTCTAACTGAAAACGAGTCTTTTGACTTGGTGATTAGTGACCTTCGTATGGACGATGGAGATGGCCTTGAATTATCAAGAAAACTCTATGATAAATTTGGAGAGTCTCTACCAGTGATCATTCTTACGGGTTATATCGATTCAGCTGGAAGCGATCTTCCAAGCAACGTAAAAGAAGTTGTGAAGAAACCTATTCGATTCAAGAAATTAATAGTTCAAATTGAAGAGCTTTTGGCCTAA
- a CDS encoding ABC transporter ATP-binding protein yields the protein MSESLLSIKNLCIDFQSEGKTVHAVKSLNLEIPKGKTVGLVGESGSGKSVTSLAVMGLIPNPPGKISSGEILFHGEDLTKVSVEKMRKLRGNKIAMIFQEPMTSLNPVYTVGNQIDEVLMLHQGMDKKQSRKRTIELFEEVGIPTPSESVNKYPHQMSGGQKQRVMIAMAMACEPELLICDEPTTALDVTIQKQVLDLMLELQKKHGMSMLFITHDLAVIADIADEVAVMFRGDLVEQNTTRKIFENPQHPYTKGLLACRPSLDSNPKRLLTVDDFLENDGNITDPSKTQDKQPRAVDEEKNPVLLEISDFQKHFPIKGGIFGRTVDWFKAVDGVNLKVRKGRTLGLVGESGCGKTTLGRAILRLIEPTGGKIVYNGRDITNISAPEMRDMREKMQIIFQDPYSSLNPRMTIGDIVTEPMVIHGIGKDKKERYEMAQELLEKVGLKGDHLNRYPHEFSGGQRQRICIARALGLKPEFIICDESVSALDVSVQAQVLNLLQDLQDEFNLTYIFISHDLSVVKYISDEIGVMNKGQIVEFASAEEIYKSPKDDYTKKLLSAIPKGVPKELLAERQN from the coding sequence ATGTCAGAATCACTACTTAGTATCAAGAATCTATGTATCGACTTCCAATCGGAAGGAAAAACTGTTCACGCAGTTAAAAGTTTAAACCTTGAAATTCCTAAAGGTAAAACAGTAGGACTTGTTGGTGAATCAGGTTCGGGAAAATCTGTTACATCACTTGCTGTTATGGGACTTATCCCTAACCCTCCAGGAAAAATCTCAAGCGGAGAAATACTATTCCACGGAGAAGACTTAACAAAAGTATCAGTCGAAAAAATGAGAAAGTTACGTGGTAACAAAATCGCTATGATTTTCCAGGAGCCAATGACTTCACTAAACCCAGTTTACACTGTTGGTAATCAGATTGATGAAGTTCTTATGCTTCACCAAGGTATGGATAAGAAACAATCGAGAAAAAGAACGATTGAACTTTTCGAAGAAGTTGGAATCCCAACGCCTTCTGAAAGTGTAAATAAATATCCTCACCAAATGTCTGGTGGGCAAAAGCAAAGAGTTATGATCGCAATGGCCATGGCCTGCGAACCAGAACTTCTCATTTGTGATGAGCCAACGACAGCTCTAGACGTTACAATTCAAAAGCAAGTTCTTGACCTTATGCTTGAACTTCAAAAGAAACACGGAATGAGTATGCTTTTCATTACTCACGACCTCGCCGTTATTGCAGACATCGCTGATGAAGTAGCTGTAATGTTCCGTGGTGATCTTGTTGAACAAAATACGACAAGAAAGATTTTTGAAAATCCACAACACCCATATACAAAAGGGCTTCTAGCTTGTCGTCCAAGTTTAGACTCTAACCCTAAGAGACTTCTTACTGTTGATGACTTCCTAGAAAATGACGGAAACATCACTGATCCAAGTAAGACACAAGATAAGCAACCAAGAGCTGTTGATGAAGAGAAAAATCCTGTTCTTCTTGAAATCTCAGATTTTCAAAAGCACTTCCCTATCAAGGGTGGAATCTTTGGAAGAACTGTTGATTGGTTCAAAGCTGTTGATGGTGTAAACCTTAAAGTTAGAAAAGGAAGAACACTTGGTCTCGTTGGTGAGTCAGGATGTGGAAAAACGACTCTTGGTCGCGCAATCCTTAGACTAATTGAACCAACAGGTGGAAAAATCGTTTATAACGGAAGAGACATCACAAATATCAGTGCTCCAGAAATGAGAGATATGCGTGAAAAAATGCAAATCATCTTCCAAGACCCATACTCATCTCTAAACCCAAGAATGACAATTGGTGATATCGTAACAGAGCCAATGGTTATTCACGGAATTGGAAAAGATAAGAAAGAAAGATATGAAATGGCACAAGAACTACTCGAAAAAGTAGGACTTAAAGGTGACCACCTAAATAGATACCCACACGAGTTCTCAGGTGGACAAAGACAACGTATCTGTATCGCAAGAGCTTTAGGTCTTAAGCCAGAATTCATTATCTGTGATGAGTCTGTTTCAGCACTTGATGTGTCGGTACAAGCACAGGTTCTAAACCTTCTTCAAGACCTCCAAGATGAGTTTAACCTCACTTATATTTTCATTTCTCACGACCTCTCAGTTGTTAAGTACATCTCTGATGAAATCGGTGTAATGAATAAAGGTCAGATTGTTGAGTTTGCAAGTGCAGAAGAAATCTACAAGTCTCCAAAAGATGACTATACGAAAAAACTTCTTAGCGCGATTCCAAAAGGTGTTCCTAAGGAATTACTTGCTGAAAGACAAAATTAA